The Hemicordylus capensis ecotype Gifberg chromosome 6, rHemCap1.1.pri, whole genome shotgun sequence genome window below encodes:
- the CD19 gene encoding B-lymphocyte antigen CD19: MVPTLHCQILLWLSWGAATGAQEESIRVIQATESHGVLLPCHWDPALASNGLNLTWLSSSGEVLVHVYVKSHQPEARLGEAYGLQIYNISQENWFTCSWNGISGKNHTLRKEPQWRDEDDEDDEEQQQLVNRTKSYGDDENTQEEVKGRGEDDFSSGHQAISHPFQGLANFSCDVSVPHNWTEGSLLWIQHDLQSQKKVLSVRIRRRSIPYWPWLGSNCIDLLLPSVNFTDGGNYTCQVANQTHHYRLEVMAKSAWLHLGDRHWVIWTVALGYVAACLGLLFCFLRLQRAIRIHRQQKNLRAPARRRFFHAKRNRTHNSNGILVHPANDYDQDPMDAFSYENVLPNMDPLGAQQLFQKRDDLPSTTKTQDEDEEEYECPDSETEQKDDDDNYENTQEEVKQASLLLSDGSPYENNKKDMTSGICSWGSDDPWYANNTQQGPKNLTEDQLAEDGENYENVEEEDPVSPGVARLIAGLRLQLALNPQVDKQDGGSEASTGSQTYEEMNGMLPPTANKTLHLHPNTSNEEDADSYENMESPNNVSSRKEGSFDPRVEGPAFGSTRQNRSIPFGVGFRGGMLCSD; encoded by the exons ATGGTACCCACTCTGCATTGCCAGATTTTGCTTTGGCTGAGTTGGGGAGCTGCCACTGGAGCCCAGGAGGAGTCGATCCGTGTGATTCAAGCCACAG AGTCAcatggagttttgctgccatgCCATTGGGACCCTGCACTGGCTTCAAATGGCCTGAATCTGACTTGGCTCAGTTCATCTGGGGAGGTGCTGGTACACGTATATGTCAAGTCCCACCAGCCTGAGGCACGTTTGGGTGAAGCCTACGGGCTGCAGATCTACAACATCTCTCAAGAAAATTGGTTCACCTGTAGTTGGAATGGCATCTCGGGAAAGAACCACACACTCAGGAAAGAGCCACAGTGGAGAG atgaagatgatgaagatgatgaagagcagcagcagcttgtcaaCAGGACGAAGTCATATG GTGATGATGAGAACACCCAAGAGGAAGTGAAAGGCCGTGGGGAAGATGACTTTTCAAGCG ggCACCAGGCCATTTCTCATCCATTTCAGGGTCTTGCAAATTTCTCCTGCGATGTCTCAGTACCTCACAATTGGACTGAGGGGTCCTTGCTCTGGATTCAGCATGATTTACAGAGCCAAAAAAAAGTGCTGAGTGTAAGAATACGACGACGCTCCATCCCTTACTGGCCCTGGCTGGGGTCTAATTGCATTGATTTGCTGCTGCCTTCAGTAAACTTCACAGATGGTGGAAACTACACCTGTCAGGTGGCAAACCAGACTCACCACTATAGGCTGGAGGTGATGGCAAAGTCAG CTTGGTTGCATTTAGGAGATCGGCATTGGGTCATCTGGACTGTAGCCTTGGGATATGTGGCTGCCTGCCTTGGCCTCCTTTTCTGTTTCCTACGTCTCCAGCGTG CCATTCGCATTCATAGGCAGCAGAAGAATCTGAGAGCCCCTGCCAGGAG AAGGTTCTTCCATGCCAAGCGGAACAGAACACACAATTCCAACGGCATTCTGGTACACCCAGCAAATGACTATG ACCAAGATCCAATGGATGCCTTCTCCTATGAAAATGTGCTACCAAACATGGACCCACTGGGTGCCCAGCAGTTATTTCAGAAGAGAGATGACCTGCCCAGTACCACCAAAACACAAG ATGAAGATGAGGAGGAGTATGAGTGCCCTGACAGTGAGACAGAGCAAAAAGATG ATGATGACAACTATGAGAACACCCAGGAAGAAGTGAAACAGGCAAGCCTGCTTTTGAGCG ATGGATCCCCTTATGAAAACAACAAGAAAGACATGACATCTGGCATCTGCTCTTGGGGCTCAG ATGACCCCTGGTATGCAAACAATACCCAGCAGGGCCCTAAGAATCTGACCGAAGACCAGCTTGCTGAAG ATGGTGAAAACTATGAGAATGTGGAAGAGGAGGACCCTGTGAGTCCTGGCGTTGCACGGCTTATAGCAG GTTTGCGCTTGCAGCTGGCTCTGAACCCCCAAGTGGACAAGCAGGATGGTGGCAGCGAAGCTTCTACAG GCTCCCAGACCTATGAGGAGATGAATGGGATGTTGCCCCCCACTGCAAACAAGACTCTTCACCTGCACCCCAACACAAGCAACGAGGAAG ATGCTGATTCCTATGAAAATATGGAAAGTCCAAACAATGTCAGTTCACGGAAGGAAGGCAGCTTTGATCCACGTGTAGAAG GCCCAGCTTTTGGTTCCACACGGCAAAATCGCTCCATTCCTTTTGGTGTTGGTTTtagaggagggatgctgtgctcggaCTAG